From the genome of Thunnus thynnus chromosome 1, fThuThy2.1, whole genome shotgun sequence, one region includes:
- the taldo1 gene encoding transaldolase: MSSVSPDKRRKMESALNQLKKHTVVVADTGDFNAIDEYKPQDATTNPSLILAAAKMPAYQHLLDQALKYGIAKGGSEEQQVANTMDKLFVSFGLEILKKVPGRVSTEVDARLSFDKDEMVAKALRLIALYEEAGISKERVLIKLSSTWEGIQAGKELEEKHGVHCNMTLLFSFAQAVACAEAKVTLISPFVGRILDWYKENTDRKSYEPHEDPGVLSVTKIYNYYKKFGYSTVVMGASFRNTGQVKALAGCDLLTISPGLLGELSQDHTTVTEMLTVEKAKICDLDKIHLDEKAFRWEHNEDRMGVEKLSDGIRKFSADAIKLETMIKEKILNVKNGQ; the protein is encoded by the exons ATGTCCAGTGTGTCACCAGACAAACGGCGAAAAATGGAGTCAGCGCTGAACCAGCTGAAGAAGCACACCGTGGTGGTGGCAGACACGGGAGATTTTAACG CCATCGACGAGTACAAGCCTCAAGATGCCACCACTAACCCATCTCTTATCCTGGCTGCTGCTAAGATGCCAGCCTACCAGCACCTGTTGGATCAGGCCCTTAAATACGGCATTGCCAAAGGCGG ATCTGAAGAGCAGCAGGTAGCCAACACCATGGACAAGCTGTTTGTGAGCTTTGGCCTTGAGATCCTCAAGAAGGTCCCAGGCAGAGTTTCTACTGAGGTGGACGCCAG ATTATCTTTCGATAAAGATGAAATGGTAGCCAAGGCCCTGAGGCTCATTGCTCTCTACGAAGAAGCGGGCATCAGCAAGGAGCGTGTGCTCATCAAGCTGTCATCTACATGGGAGGGAATCCAGGCTGGCAA GGAGCTTGAGGAGAAGCACGGTGTTCACTGCAACATGACCCTGCTGTTCTCTTTTGCTCAGGCTGTAGCCTGCGCAGAAGCGAAGGTAACACTGATCTCACCCTTCGTCGGACGCATCCTCGACTGGTACAAGGAGAACACGGATCGCAAAAGCTACGAGCCCCATGAAGACCCAG GTGTGCTGAGCGTGACTAAGATTTACAACTACTACAAGAAGTTTGGCTACAGCACCGTGGTGATGGGCGCCTCCTTCAGAAACACGGGGCAAGTGAAAGCCCTGGCAGGCTGCGACCTGCTCACCATCTCTCCCGGGCTGCTAGGAGAGCTCAGCCAGGACCACACCACTGTCACAGAGATGCTCACTGTGGAGAAAG ccaAGATCTGCGATCTGGACAAGATCCACCTGGATGAGAAGGCCTTCCGCTGGGAGCACAACGAGGACCGCATGGGCGTTGAGAAACTGTCTGACGGCATCCGCAAGTTCTCTGCTGACGCCATCAAGCTGGAGACCATGATCAAA GAGAAAATCCTTAATGTGAAAAACGGCCAGTAA